The Nitrospira sp. genome contains a region encoding:
- a CDS encoding tyrosine--tRNA ligase, which yields MNDIHRQLDLIQRGAVEVIQRVELEAKLKRALAEHRPLRVKAGFDPTAPDLHLGHTVLIHKLKHFQDLGHQVIFLIGDFTGMIGDPTGVSETRKALTKEQVQENAKTYQRQIFKILDPAKTVIEFNSRWMSELSADGLIQLAAHYRVARMMERDDFHKRYQEQKPISVHEFLYPLVQGYDSVVLKADVELGGTDQKFNLLVGRELQRDYGQESQVVITMPLLEGTDGVKKMSKSVGNYIALEDKPGEMFGKIMSISDALMHRYYELLTTENLEHVKTLHPMEAKQSLAELIVARYHGTEVGREARIEFQQKFQAKEFPDKPDAHVALQLDDMAEKDAQEGSSIRLAKLISKTGLISSGSEARRLIIQGGIEVDGIKETNPDKLISFEPHQQRRLKIGKKKFAVAEFKP from the coding sequence ATGAACGACATACATCGACAATTGGATCTGATTCAGCGTGGCGCCGTAGAGGTCATTCAACGGGTCGAGCTGGAGGCGAAGCTCAAGAGAGCTCTTGCTGAACATCGACCTTTACGCGTCAAAGCGGGATTCGACCCGACTGCGCCGGACCTTCATCTTGGACATACCGTGTTGATCCATAAACTGAAGCATTTTCAAGATCTCGGTCATCAAGTCATCTTCCTCATCGGCGATTTCACCGGGATGATCGGCGATCCCACCGGGGTCTCCGAGACACGCAAAGCATTGACGAAGGAACAGGTGCAGGAGAACGCCAAAACCTACCAGCGGCAGATCTTCAAAATTCTCGATCCCGCCAAGACTGTGATCGAGTTCAACAGTCGATGGATGAGTGAACTGTCCGCGGACGGGTTGATTCAGCTGGCCGCCCACTATCGGGTGGCGCGCATGATGGAACGCGACGACTTCCATAAACGCTACCAGGAACAGAAGCCGATCAGCGTCCATGAGTTCCTGTACCCATTGGTGCAAGGTTACGATTCCGTCGTGCTGAAGGCGGATGTGGAGTTGGGGGGGACGGATCAGAAATTCAATCTGTTAGTGGGGCGTGAGTTGCAGCGGGATTACGGTCAAGAGTCGCAAGTCGTCATCACGATGCCGTTGCTCGAAGGAACGGACGGTGTGAAGAAAATGAGCAAGAGCGTCGGAAACTATATCGCGTTGGAGGACAAGCCGGGGGAGATGTTCGGAAAGATCATGTCGATCAGCGATGCCTTGATGCATCGGTATTATGAACTGTTGACGACCGAGAACCTGGAACATGTAAAAACCCTTCATCCCATGGAAGCCAAACAGTCGCTCGCCGAATTGATCGTGGCGCGCTACCACGGGACCGAGGTCGGGAGAGAGGCGAGAATCGAGTTTCAACAGAAATTTCAGGCCAAGGAATTTCCCGACAAACCCGATGCGCATGTGGCATTGCAGCTGGACGATATGGCGGAGAAAGACGCTCAGGAGGGCAGTAGTATCAGGCTTGCGAAATTGATCTCAAAAACAGGCTTGATTTCCAGCGGCAGCGAAGCAAGGCGCTTGATCATTCAAGGCGGAATCGAAGTCGATGGAATCAAAGAGACGAATCCGGACAAGTTAATCTCGTTTGAACCCCATCAACAACGCCGTCTTAAAATCGGGAAGAAAAAGTTCGCCGTTGCGGAATTCAAGCCGTGA
- a CDS encoding SIR2 family protein, with protein sequence MILTGAGFSKDVGGYSAQEMWARIFNTLSGRSKKRLCSFMKNYDSKDISNTLDFETIYDLVMQGRHSETMLDADQIKGDQDAFLKALSDVYEIMDDRIRACGISRGGVDLKKLEDFLCTLFRTETVRGFLFTLNQDLFVERWLSARQTSPTDGLSLYLPGMDDHPLDMQGEGLTDKGFLTLPKEETIQTYSRERDTKPSAQGQLQYIKLHGSWNWRRDDRNSAMAIGHMKSAVLKDEPLFKWYYDTFEAALSKNSQRLLVIGYGFRDRHINEVILKSIDNSNLQLFVVDPRAPEDFRAMLMTSHAGGVSYPYSVSGMRIWSKGLAGYVQATLSQVFPKDSFGDENTLAMQIREMVSQ encoded by the coding sequence GTGATCTTAACAGGAGCCGGTTTTTCTAAAGACGTGGGGGGATACTCGGCCCAAGAGATGTGGGCACGGATCTTCAATACGCTGTCTGGGCGTTCAAAGAAACGCCTCTGCAGTTTCATGAAAAATTATGATTCCAAGGATATTTCCAATACATTGGATTTTGAAACAATTTATGACTTGGTCATGCAGGGCCGCCATAGCGAAACCATGCTCGATGCAGATCAAATCAAAGGGGATCAAGATGCGTTCTTAAAAGCACTGTCCGATGTATATGAGATCATGGACGATCGAATTCGCGCATGCGGCATTTCGAGAGGAGGAGTAGATTTAAAAAAGCTGGAGGATTTCCTGTGTACGTTGTTTAGAACGGAAACCGTCCGAGGGTTCCTCTTCACGTTAAATCAGGATCTTTTTGTCGAACGGTGGCTTTCGGCTCGCCAAACGAGTCCGACCGATGGATTGTCTCTATACCTACCGGGAATGGATGATCATCCTTTAGATATGCAGGGGGAAGGGCTTACCGACAAAGGCTTCCTCACGTTGCCTAAGGAAGAGACGATACAAACGTATTCGAGGGAGAGAGATACCAAGCCGTCTGCACAAGGTCAGCTGCAATATATAAAACTTCACGGCTCATGGAATTGGCGCAGAGACGATCGCAATAGCGCGATGGCGATTGGTCACATGAAGAGCGCTGTGTTGAAGGACGAACCATTATTCAAGTGGTACTATGACACCTTTGAAGCCGCACTGAGCAAGAATTCACAACGTCTGCTGGTGATCGGATACGGGTTCCGCGATCGACATATCAACGAGGTCATACTGAAAAGCATTGATAATAGCAACCTACAATTATTCGTTGTCGATCCTCGTGCGCCGGAAGACTTCCGGGCTATGCTCATGACCTCTCACGCTGGTGGAGTCAGCTATCCATACAGTGTGAGCGGTATGCGCATTTGGAGTAAGGGTTTGGCCGGTTATGTCCAAGCCACGCTTAGCCAGGTTTTCCCAAAGGATTCATTCGGCGATGAGAACACCCTGGCCATGCAAATACGAGAGATGGTATCTCAGTGA
- a CDS encoding DUF3943 domain-containing protein, with protein MSRVLSAALALTLLAPTMSSAEAPISPPKEKQTDELMGPTLPEHETQGHHTTLNNQSVVLNWETGAGRSYLIPAGEILAYIFLLNQYDRHFIDPRAVYRTDGHTIWQQLTHSKWALDNDQFSVNQFLHPYGGSVYYGLARSAGLSFWESWLYSSAGSFVWEMAGETTSPSINDMIATPIGGTLLGEPLFRMANLLLETDDGRPGFWRELGAAVLSPPTGFNRLLFGERFDAVFPSRQPATFLRLRLGGIVSTSSHNVPSGVREHGVIGDFTFTYGLPGKPGYHYTRPFDYFDFQVTAVTTNTLESINTRGLLLGTTYGLGEATRGAWGLFGSYDYISPQVFRVSSVALSFGSIWQSRLYRSIALQGVALAGPGYGAAGSIQRTEERDYHYGTIGQGLLALRLIFGDRAMLDFTGREYYVSGLLSAEPRGQENIARGETSLTFRIFGPHGVALRYIISRRDASYPNIEFHNQTVETISLMYVFLGKTGFGAVETQE; from the coding sequence ATGAGTCGCGTATTGTCCGCCGCCCTCGCATTGACACTCTTGGCGCCCACTATGAGTTCGGCTGAAGCCCCTATCTCGCCACCAAAGGAGAAACAAACGGATGAACTCATGGGCCCGACCCTTCCCGAACACGAGACGCAAGGCCATCACACAACTCTCAACAATCAGAGCGTGGTCCTCAATTGGGAAACCGGTGCCGGCCGCAGTTACCTCATTCCCGCGGGTGAGATCCTCGCCTATATCTTCCTCCTCAATCAATATGACCGACATTTTATCGATCCCAGGGCCGTCTATCGCACCGACGGACATACGATCTGGCAACAGCTCACCCATTCAAAATGGGCTCTGGACAACGATCAATTTTCCGTCAACCAATTTCTGCATCCCTACGGCGGCAGTGTGTACTATGGGCTCGCCCGATCAGCCGGCCTCAGCTTCTGGGAATCATGGCTGTATAGTTCCGCCGGAAGTTTCGTTTGGGAAATGGCAGGGGAAACAACATCACCATCGATCAACGACATGATCGCCACTCCTATCGGCGGAACATTGCTGGGAGAACCGCTTTTTCGTATGGCGAATCTGTTACTCGAAACCGACGATGGAAGGCCCGGTTTCTGGCGGGAACTGGGCGCAGCGGTGCTTTCACCTCCGACAGGGTTCAACCGTCTGCTGTTCGGCGAGCGTTTCGACGCAGTCTTCCCGAGCCGCCAGCCGGCCACGTTCTTGCGTCTGCGACTCGGCGGCATCGTCTCAACGAGCAGTCATAACGTTCCGTCGGGCGTTCGAGAGCACGGCGTTATTGGAGATTTCACGTTTACGTATGGACTGCCCGGTAAGCCGGGCTATCACTACACACGTCCGTTCGACTATTTTGACTTTCAGGTCACCGCCGTCACGACCAATACGCTGGAAAGCATCAATACGCGCGGCCTACTGCTCGGGACGACCTACGGGCTTGGCGAAGCGACCCGTGGGGCATGGGGTCTGTTTGGCAGTTATGACTATATTTCCCCTCAAGTGTTCAGGGTATCCAGCGTCGCCCTTTCGTTCGGCAGCATCTGGCAATCCCGGCTGTATCGTTCGATCGCTCTTCAAGGCGTGGCGCTTGCCGGCCCCGGCTATGGCGCAGCCGGCAGCATTCAGCGTACTGAAGAACGTGACTACCACTATGGAACCATAGGGCAAGGGCTTCTCGCTCTGCGGCTGATCTTCGGAGATCGTGCGATGCTCGACTTCACCGGGCGTGAATATTATGTCAGCGGTCTTCTGTCTGCAGAGCCGCGTGGGCAAGAAAACATCGCACGAGGTGAGACATCCTTGACGTTCAGGATATTTGGCCCACACGGCGTCGCTCTCCGATATATTATTTCCCGCCGCGATGCCAGCTATCCCAACATCGAATTCCACAATCAGACCGTCGAGACAATCAGCCTCATGTACGTGTTTCTCGGCAAAACCGGGTTTGGCGCTGTCGAGACCCAGGAGTGA
- a CDS encoding 50S ribosomal protein L28, protein MALQCELCQKKPVSGNNVSHANNKTRRVFNPNIQTVRAVVGKSHRRIRVCTRCLRSGLVRKAV, encoded by the coding sequence GTGGCATTACAATGTGAACTTTGCCAAAAGAAGCCCGTATCGGGCAACAACGTCAGTCACGCCAACAATAAGACCAGGCGCGTATTTAACCCCAATATTCAGACGGTTCGCGCCGTGGTCGGCAAAAGCCATCGGCGTATTCGGGTCTGCACCCGCTGCCTGCGTTCAGGGTTGGTTCGTAAAGCAGTCTGA
- a CDS encoding cobalamin-binding protein has product MKRRQQGILTGMPFMTHVSSRAFVDDAGRRIYLAKPPARVVSLAPSITEMLFAIGLDEQIVGVTEFCDFPAAAKSKAKVGYSNPSAEALIALRPELVLAPRDFLRPDLQAKLEQLKIPLFFLEAQTVEDILLQIHTLGKIFEKISAANEVTQSMRQRIAEIRRKVETPPARRVLYVLNSQPLITVGPGSFIHQMIGLAGGVNIAAQAGMAYPKLSMEAVLKDDPEVLIFPSGAVETVPRSEQQQWRRWDSLSAVKQQRFHEVSSNLLNRPGPRVVEALEQLARAIHPEVFSPGERAGHP; this is encoded by the coding sequence ATGAAACGGCGGCAACAGGGGATCCTCACGGGGATGCCCTTTATGACGCATGTGTCGTCGCGGGCTTTTGTGGACGATGCCGGGCGTAGGATCTACCTTGCCAAGCCGCCGGCCCGCGTTGTGTCGCTCGCTCCGAGCATTACCGAAATGCTGTTTGCGATCGGGCTGGATGAACAGATCGTCGGCGTGACCGAGTTTTGTGACTTTCCGGCGGCGGCGAAATCGAAAGCCAAGGTGGGATATTCCAACCCGAGCGCGGAAGCCTTGATCGCCCTCCGGCCGGAATTGGTCCTGGCCCCCCGGGATTTTCTCCGTCCGGACTTACAGGCCAAACTCGAACAGTTGAAGATTCCCCTGTTCTTTCTCGAAGCTCAAACAGTGGAAGATATCCTGCTGCAAATTCACACGTTGGGAAAAATCTTCGAGAAGATTTCGGCCGCCAATGAGGTCACTCAGAGCATGCGTCAACGGATTGCCGAGATCCGACGCAAAGTCGAAACACCGCCGGCGCGACGGGTGCTGTATGTTCTGAACAGCCAGCCGTTGATTACCGTGGGACCGGGAAGTTTCATCCACCAGATGATCGGCCTTGCGGGAGGGGTCAACATCGCCGCGCAGGCCGGCATGGCCTATCCGAAACTGAGTATGGAAGCGGTGCTGAAGGACGATCCGGAAGTGCTGATCTTTCCCAGCGGCGCGGTGGAGACGGTGCCGCGCAGCGAACAGCAGCAATGGCGGCGCTGGGACTCACTCTCGGCCGTCAAACAGCAGCGCTTTCACGAAGTCTCCTCGAACCTGTTGAATCGCCCCGGTCCTCGAGTCGTCGAGGCCTTGGAACAACTCGCCCGTGCAATCCATCCGGAAGTATTCAGTCCCGGTGAACGTGCCGGTCATCCATGA
- a CDS encoding iron ABC transporter permease, with amino-acid sequence MTTLGILALTAIAVSFVCLHFGAQPIAYGEIIRVFVDAVSRKEIGGGTSDVVATILLHVRLPRMLLGFLVGCSLATVGVALQALLRNPLADPYVLGVSSGAALGAAVGVLLGAGTTFLAEAALPAYGFAGGLLALVVVYRMAASYEQLPIHSLLLTGVILNAIFSALIMFITSILEPNRSYGMMAWLMGTLTAPTYGGLAGLAVYLSIGLFLLFSQMRVLNILALGEDSARTLGIDTEMAKRFIFVLTALVTGAVVSVSGMIGFIGMVVPHAVRLVTGADHRLLLPASALVGGTFLMGADTIARTLISPAEIPVGIITALAGGPFFVYLLLWRKDRLA; translated from the coding sequence ATGACGACCTTGGGAATTCTTGCTCTCACGGCCATCGCGGTCAGTTTCGTCTGTCTTCACTTCGGCGCGCAGCCGATAGCATATGGCGAGATTATCCGTGTGTTTGTTGACGCCGTGAGCCGCAAGGAAATCGGCGGTGGGACATCGGATGTCGTGGCAACCATTTTGCTGCACGTCCGACTGCCCAGAATGCTGCTGGGCTTCTTGGTCGGATGTTCTCTGGCAACCGTGGGAGTGGCCTTGCAGGCGTTGTTACGGAACCCGTTGGCGGATCCCTACGTGCTCGGCGTCTCCAGCGGAGCCGCGCTTGGAGCCGCAGTAGGGGTCTTGCTTGGAGCGGGCACCACGTTTTTGGCGGAAGCCGCGTTGCCGGCGTATGGATTTGCCGGAGGCCTCTTGGCGTTGGTGGTCGTCTATCGAATGGCTGCCAGCTATGAGCAGTTGCCGATCCACAGCCTGCTGCTGACCGGGGTGATTCTGAACGCCATCTTTTCGGCCTTGATCATGTTCATCACCTCGATCCTGGAGCCGAATCGTTCGTACGGGATGATGGCTTGGTTGATGGGCACGCTGACCGCCCCCACCTACGGTGGTCTGGCCGGGCTCGCCGTGTATCTTTCGATCGGCCTATTCCTTCTGTTCAGCCAAATGCGGGTCCTCAACATCTTGGCGTTGGGAGAAGATTCGGCTCGCACTCTCGGAATCGATACGGAAATGGCGAAGCGGTTCATCTTTGTGTTAACGGCGCTGGTGACCGGCGCGGTCGTGTCCGTCAGCGGCATGATCGGATTTATCGGGATGGTCGTCCCCCACGCCGTGCGCTTGGTGACCGGCGCGGACCATCGGTTGCTTCTTCCCGCATCGGCTCTGGTGGGCGGTACCTTTCTTATGGGAGCCGATACGATCGCGCGGACGCTGATATCGCCCGCGGAAATTCCGGTAGGCATCATTACGGCTTTGGCCGGCGGACCATTTTTTGTGTATCTCTTGCTCTGGCGTAAGGATCGTTTGGCGTGA
- a CDS encoding ABC transporter ATP-binding protein — protein sequence MSDSRSKQEGVAGSVGVIEPHPAYDVQAVRFRYQSRGSDTTRWILDDVSFSVQAGEVLGVVGPNGSGKTSLLKVLARLLRPVQGRIDLFGHELAAMAQQEVACAVGVVPQDTQQLFPFTVAETVLMGRFPHRPRGRWTSGFGWESREDVAIADEAMMTVDIGHLAHRAVTDLSGGERQRAMIARVLAQTPKVLLLDEPTAFLDLQHQVEICSVLVRLKEETRLTVVLVSHDLNLVSQYCDRIVLLDRGQVVRLGHPEAVIEPEVLESVYRCRVLVDRHPGTGLPRVTLPGRSLSGGNVI from the coding sequence TTGTCTGACAGCCGATCGAAGCAAGAGGGGGTTGCCGGCTCGGTCGGCGTCATCGAGCCACATCCGGCGTATGACGTGCAAGCTGTTCGGTTCCGCTACCAGTCAAGAGGATCGGATACGACCAGGTGGATTCTTGATGACGTTTCCTTTTCCGTTCAAGCAGGTGAAGTGTTGGGTGTCGTCGGTCCCAATGGATCGGGGAAAACCTCCTTGCTGAAAGTGTTGGCGCGGCTGCTGCGTCCGGTGCAAGGCCGCATCGATTTGTTCGGGCATGAATTAGCTGCTATGGCTCAACAAGAGGTGGCTTGTGCCGTTGGCGTCGTGCCTCAGGATACCCAACAGCTCTTTCCGTTTACCGTGGCGGAAACCGTCCTCATGGGGCGCTTTCCGCATCGGCCTCGTGGCCGATGGACCAGCGGATTCGGATGGGAAAGTCGAGAAGACGTGGCCATTGCCGACGAGGCGATGATGACGGTGGACATCGGCCATCTGGCTCATCGTGCCGTCACGGATCTTTCCGGTGGCGAGCGGCAGCGCGCCATGATTGCACGGGTGCTTGCGCAGACGCCGAAAGTTTTATTGCTCGATGAGCCGACCGCATTCCTCGATCTGCAGCATCAGGTTGAAATCTGTTCAGTGCTGGTCCGGCTCAAAGAGGAAACCCGCTTGACCGTCGTGCTCGTGTCGCACGACTTGAATCTCGTCAGCCAATATTGCGACCGGATTGTGTTATTGGATCGCGGTCAGGTCGTACGGCTTGGACACCCAGAAGCAGTGATTGAACCGGAGGTGTTGGAGTCCGTGTATCGGTGCCGGGTGCTGGTGGATCGGCATCCGGGAACCGGGTTGCCTCGGGTGACGCTTCCTGGACGTTCTCTGTCCGGAGGGAACGTGATATGA
- a CDS encoding carbon-nitrogen hydrolase family protein, giving the protein MRAGKIALLHLETVPGAIERNRYVIVEAIKHAAATGAEWIVTPELAVCGLQFAHVVGSDWIQPQPDPWMQQVCKLVRTLKRTVFLGCPEREGGRCYNSVFVIGPTGEILGTHRKINVVSDSLGWSSPGDSVAPIECDGIKVGVLICSDVYTSNIARALRFEGAQMLVSPASWGPGIHGPNGEWEQRTHETGLPLIVCNRTGAEKTLDFWKAPSLVVQDGTRLLAHTSKKSAVLTFNWDFDAMSLRSSKYSIDYIRQ; this is encoded by the coding sequence ATGAGAGCGGGCAAAATCGCGCTGCTTCATCTTGAGACGGTGCCCGGGGCCATCGAGCGAAACCGATACGTGATTGTCGAGGCCATCAAGCACGCGGCCGCTACCGGCGCCGAGTGGATCGTGACGCCGGAGCTTGCGGTGTGCGGGCTTCAGTTTGCCCACGTCGTCGGGTCGGATTGGATACAGCCGCAACCCGATCCTTGGATGCAACAGGTCTGCAAACTGGTCAGGACTTTGAAACGAACCGTATTTCTCGGCTGCCCGGAGCGGGAGGGCGGCCGGTGCTACAACTCAGTGTTTGTCATCGGCCCGACCGGCGAGATTTTGGGCACACATCGCAAGATCAATGTGGTGAGCGATTCACTGGGATGGTCGAGCCCCGGCGACAGCGTCGCTCCGATCGAGTGCGATGGGATCAAGGTCGGTGTACTCATCTGTAGTGACGTCTATACGTCGAACATCGCCAGGGCGCTGAGATTCGAAGGCGCGCAGATGTTGGTGTCCCCGGCGTCATGGGGACCCGGCATTCATGGTCCGAACGGGGAGTGGGAGCAGCGGACTCATGAAACAGGACTTCCGTTGATCGTCTGTAACCGAACCGGAGCGGAGAAGACGCTGGATTTTTGGAAGGCTCCAAGTCTCGTCGTGCAGGACGGCACGCGCCTGCTCGCGCACACGTCCAAGAAATCCGCGGTACTGACGTTCAACTGGGATTTTGACGCCATGAGCCTGCGTTCTTCAAAGTATTCCATCGACTACATTCGGCAGTGA
- a CDS encoding TonB-dependent receptor has protein sequence MSRVRPCVLCSLLVFLFSLFSPLLSAFAQDIAMADQQEVIEVPNVVVSATKTPIPAKQVTSAVEVITGEEMQQRKVRTVAEALRWAQGLSVNQSGGFGTSVDVRMRGGTPEQTLVLIDGAIVNSATIGNYDFANLTSDNIERIEILRGSQSMLWGSDAMGGVINITTKRGRDKPNVSAFAEYGSFNTIREGASLSGKKGPIDFSGSITRLDTAGFSAINYRRGATERDGYHNWQGSVRLGADLPKDGRLEFSFRWLRGGVNFDGFAFNSVTFASDPADVFGARSRNSQYVFAGNYSQPITTWWSQQLTLSRATESLVSFGGTIAQNVVTGATGPLGFPFNSQIETTSNRVEWQHNIQVAKPLLLTGGYQFREQKGDNTDLLLQTPTFLNKTLSSHSGFGEAQLNLWDRLFATAGIRQDEYNVFGSATTYRVTGGYLVKETGTKFRGSYSTGFRAPTINQLFFPNFGNPNLRPERSQGLDAAIEQTLPNDLGTVSVGYFWTRYRDLILSAQDPIACGTGPFGANFCALNVGLATARGFEASVKLHLYRDQPWAKSLDLLVHYTYTDTENFQNGQATRVPKWPFNQWSAILSYQPIEALRANLEGRYVGERFNNVGNSNPIPSFLVWNLSASYDVTKYMQAYIRFDNIFNEKYEEVLFFGTPIRSIFGGVRINYDLPI, from the coding sequence ATGAGTCGCGTTCGTCCGTGTGTGTTGTGCAGTCTTCTCGTGTTCCTATTCAGTCTATTTTCTCCTCTACTCTCAGCATTTGCGCAGGATATCGCGATGGCCGATCAGCAAGAGGTCATCGAAGTCCCCAACGTTGTGGTGAGTGCGACCAAGACCCCCATTCCGGCAAAGCAAGTCACCAGCGCTGTGGAGGTGATTACCGGTGAAGAGATGCAACAGCGAAAAGTCAGAACCGTTGCTGAAGCGTTGCGCTGGGCTCAAGGACTTTCGGTCAACCAGAGCGGAGGATTCGGTACGAGTGTCGATGTACGGATGCGCGGAGGAACACCGGAACAAACGCTTGTGTTGATCGACGGAGCGATCGTCAACAGTGCCACGATCGGCAATTACGACTTTGCCAACCTCACATCGGACAACATCGAACGGATCGAGATTCTGCGTGGAAGCCAGAGTATGCTCTGGGGCTCAGATGCCATGGGCGGCGTGATCAACATCACCACGAAGCGCGGACGGGACAAACCCAATGTGTCTGCGTTCGCGGAGTACGGTTCGTTCAATACCATTCGGGAAGGAGCCAGTCTATCGGGCAAGAAAGGACCCATAGACTTCTCCGGTTCGATCACTCGCTTGGATACGGCCGGTTTTTCGGCGATCAACTATCGGCGTGGTGCAACGGAGCGCGATGGATACCACAACTGGCAAGGATCGGTTCGGCTTGGGGCTGATCTTCCAAAAGACGGACGCCTGGAGTTCAGCTTTCGATGGTTGCGGGGCGGTGTGAATTTCGACGGATTTGCATTCAACTCAGTGACCTTCGCCTCCGACCCGGCCGATGTATTTGGGGCACGATCACGAAACTCGCAATATGTCTTCGCGGGGAACTATTCACAACCGATCACGACGTGGTGGTCGCAGCAGCTCACCTTATCGAGGGCGACTGAATCTCTGGTCAGTTTTGGGGGAACCATCGCACAAAATGTGGTGACCGGAGCGACAGGACCACTCGGTTTCCCATTCAATTCGCAGATCGAGACGACCAGTAATCGCGTGGAATGGCAGCACAACATTCAGGTTGCTAAACCCTTGCTGCTGACGGGTGGATATCAATTTCGTGAACAGAAAGGGGATAACACCGACCTGCTGCTTCAGACGCCTACGTTTTTGAACAAGACCCTCAGCAGTCATTCGGGATTCGGCGAAGCGCAACTAAATCTTTGGGACCGTCTGTTTGCAACCGCCGGGATTCGGCAGGACGAATACAACGTGTTCGGGAGCGCGACGACCTATCGAGTGACCGGCGGGTATTTGGTCAAGGAAACGGGTACGAAGTTTCGCGGGAGCTATTCAACCGGCTTTCGCGCTCCGACGATCAACCAGCTGTTCTTTCCGAATTTTGGCAACCCTAACTTGAGGCCGGAGAGAAGCCAGGGATTAGACGCGGCTATCGAACAAACGCTGCCGAATGATCTAGGGACTGTCAGCGTGGGATATTTCTGGACACGATATCGGGACCTCATTCTTTCTGCGCAAGATCCTATCGCTTGCGGAACCGGACCGTTTGGAGCCAACTTCTGTGCCCTGAACGTCGGTCTGGCCACTGCACGAGGCTTCGAAGCAAGCGTCAAATTGCATTTGTATCGCGACCAGCCGTGGGCCAAAAGCCTCGATTTGCTGGTTCACTATACGTACACAGATACGGAAAATTTTCAGAATGGCCAGGCCACCCGTGTTCCCAAATGGCCGTTTAACCAATGGTCAGCCATCCTCAGCTATCAACCGATTGAAGCATTGCGAGCCAATCTGGAAGGGCGATATGTCGGAGAACGGTTTAACAATGTCGGGAATAGTAATCCGATCCCGTCTTTTCTCGTGTGGAATTTGTCGGCCAGCTATGACGTGACGAAATATATGCAGGCCTATATTCGGTTCGACAACATCTTCAATGAGAAGTATGAAGAAGTCCTGTTCTTCGGCACGCCGATCCGGTCGATTTTCGGCGGCGTGCGCATCAATTATGATCTTCCGATTTAA